A single genomic interval of Psychroserpens sp. NJDZ02 harbors:
- a CDS encoding GAF domain-containing protein — translation MTFETLKPQIETIVSNTTLPTDDKLLQICQLLDENISYYNWVGFYFKNGDKNELKLGPYVGAPTDHIIIPFGKGICGQVAVSNENFVVPDVAAQDNYIACSITVKAEIVIPIFVNGENLGQIDIDSNTPDPFTEEDERFLEFVCAKVATLL, via the coding sequence ATGACTTTCGAAACTCTAAAACCTCAAATTGAAACTATAGTTTCTAACACAACGTTACCTACAGACGATAAATTATTACAAATTTGTCAATTATTGGATGAGAACATATCTTATTATAATTGGGTTGGTTTTTACTTTAAAAATGGAGACAAGAATGAACTTAAGCTAGGACCTTACGTTGGGGCACCAACAGATCACATAATAATTCCTTTTGGAAAAGGTATTTGCGGACAAGTTGCAGTAAGTAACGAAAACTTTGTCGTACCTGATGTTGCAGCTCAAGACAATTATATTGCATGTAGCATCACAGTAAAAGCAGAAATTGTAATACCTATTTTTGTTAATGGAGAAAATCTTGGACAAATAGATATAGATTCTAATACTCCCGACCCTTTTACAGAAGAAGACGAGCGTTTTTTAGAATTTGTATGCGCTAAAGTTGCAACTCTTTTATAA
- a CDS encoding exosortase F system-associated membrane protein: protein MGKYSKYIGISVLVVLLALVRWFQNDLFYDPYLLFFENDYLYIDSPRQETLKLVANTMFRFFINTVLSLSILYVFFKDWSIVKFSALIFFFSFLILMILYLYFVLDPKQEQYYLFFNVRRFLIQPILLLLLLPAFYYNRLNQ, encoded by the coding sequence ATGGGTAAGTATTCTAAATATATAGGGATTTCTGTTTTAGTTGTGCTGCTTGCTTTAGTACGTTGGTTTCAGAACGACTTGTTTTATGATCCTTATTTATTGTTTTTTGAAAATGATTACCTGTATATAGACTCTCCAAGACAGGAAACTTTAAAATTGGTAGCCAATACAATGTTTAGGTTTTTTATAAACACAGTGCTTTCGTTATCTATTTTATATGTGTTTTTTAAAGATTGGAGTATTGTTAAGTTTTCTGCTTTGATTTTCTTTTTTTCTTTTTTAATTTTAATGATCCTTTATTTGTATTTTGTATTGGATCCTAAGCAAGAACAGTATTATTTGTTTTTTAATGTTAGACGTTTTTTAATTCAACCGATTCTATTGTTATTGTTGTTGCCTGCTTTTTACTATAATAGATTAAATCAGTAG
- a CDS encoding LptE family protein — translation MKQLKYLLLLFISSTLLGCGAYSFTGADIGTAETFQVNYFKNTSTLIEPGLDLDFTRALQDLIQNQTSLSLVNSSADLIYEGEITTYRVSPTTATANSTAAQNRLTIGVKVQFYNRKDSEKDFEKSFSFFYDYTGSELLSGTTKTTAHDEIFERLTQDIFNASLANW, via the coding sequence ATGAAACAGCTTAAATACCTTTTATTACTTTTTATCTCCTCTACCTTATTAGGTTGCGGAGCGTATTCTTTTACGGGAGCAGATATTGGAACAGCCGAGACCTTTCAGGTTAATTATTTTAAGAATACATCAACCTTAATAGAACCTGGATTAGACTTAGATTTTACTAGAGCATTACAAGATTTAATTCAAAATCAAACCAGTCTTAGCTTAGTTAACTCTAGTGCTGATTTAATTTATGAAGGCGAAATAACAACTTACCGTGTTTCTCCAACAACAGCCACTGCAAATAGTACAGCAGCACAAAACCGTTTAACGATAGGTGTAAAAGTTCAATTTTACAATAGAAAGGATAGCGAAAAGGATTTTGAAAAATCTTTTTCATTTTTCTATGATTATACTGGTAGCGAATTATTATCCGGAACAACAAAAACAACAGCCCACGACGAAATTTTTGAACGCTTAACACAAGATATTTTCAACGCATCACTTGCAAACTGGTAA
- the secG gene encoding preprotein translocase subunit SecG, which yields MSTFAIFLILIVIVAFLLIVVIMVQNPKGGGLSSSFGGGGAQQLGGVKKTTDFLDKSTWILATILLVLILTSSLGIDRNGQIGESKYQSDNAELPTPAAAPTTDDATKVIEPAAKE from the coding sequence ATGAGCACATTTGCAATCTTTTTGATCTTAATAGTAATAGTAGCATTTCTACTAATAGTTGTAATTATGGTACAAAACCCTAAAGGAGGAGGATTATCGTCTTCATTCGGTGGTGGTGGTGCACAACAATTAGGTGGTGTTAAAAAAACAACAGACTTTTTAGATAAAAGTACTTGGATATTAGCAACTATATTATTAGTACTTATATTAACCTCTAGCTTAGGTATTGACAGAAATGGTCAAATTGGAGAATCTAAATATCAAAGTGATAATGCAGAGTTACCAACACCTGCTGCAGCACCTACAACAGATGATGCGACTAAGGTCATAGAGCCTGCTGCTAAAGAATAA
- the purH gene encoding bifunctional phosphoribosylaminoimidazolecarboxamide formyltransferase/IMP cyclohydrolase, which yields MSNKTIKSALISVFSKEGLEPIVRELNNQGVTIYSTGGTETFIKNLGIAVVPVEDVTSYPSILGGRVKTLHPKVFGGILNRQDHEGDVKEMKDFDIPQIDVVIVDLYPFEKTVASGAPNQDIIEKIDIGGISLIRAAAKNYADVICVSSVDDYSEFLELITNKKGDLSEDDRKGFAAKAFNVSSHYDSAIFNYFNADHNIPALKISETNGKVLRYGENPHQKGFFFGNFDALFTKLHGKELSYNNLLDVDAAVNLIQEFKGEKPTFAILKHNNACGFAQRDTVSQAYTDALAGDPVSAFGGVLISNTEIDAATATDIHNLFCEVVIAPSFSAEAESILKGKKNRILLILKDTDFAATTVRTCLNGVLVQDKNNKTDTIDDLKYVTDSKPTTAAIDDLIFASKICKHTKSNTIVLVKNKQLCASGTGQTSRVDALNQAIHKAQSFNFDLKDSVMASDAFFPFPDCVEIAGNAGITSVIQPGGSIKDQLSIDYCNANNIAMVMTGTRHFKH from the coding sequence ATGAGCAACAAAACAATTAAATCTGCATTAATTTCGGTATTTAGCAAAGAAGGGTTAGAACCTATTGTTAGAGAACTAAACAATCAAGGTGTCACTATTTATTCTACTGGTGGAACCGAAACTTTTATTAAAAATCTTGGTATTGCTGTCGTTCCTGTAGAGGATGTGACATCTTATCCTTCTATTTTAGGCGGACGTGTAAAAACATTGCACCCTAAAGTTTTTGGTGGTATTTTAAACCGTCAAGACCATGAAGGTGATGTCAAAGAAATGAAAGACTTTGACATACCACAAATAGATGTGGTTATTGTAGATTTATATCCATTTGAAAAAACAGTAGCTTCTGGAGCTCCTAATCAAGACATTATTGAAAAAATAGACATTGGAGGTATTTCATTAATCCGAGCTGCAGCTAAAAATTATGCTGACGTCATTTGTGTATCTTCTGTAGATGATTATTCTGAGTTTTTAGAGTTAATCACCAACAAAAAAGGTGATTTATCTGAAGACGACAGAAAAGGGTTTGCAGCCAAAGCATTTAACGTATCATCACATTACGATTCCGCAATCTTTAACTACTTTAATGCAGACCACAACATTCCTGCTTTAAAAATAAGTGAAACCAATGGTAAAGTATTACGCTACGGAGAAAACCCACATCAAAAAGGTTTTTTCTTTGGAAACTTCGATGCCCTTTTCACTAAATTACATGGTAAAGAATTAAGCTACAACAATCTTTTAGATGTTGATGCTGCTGTAAATTTAATTCAAGAATTTAAAGGCGAAAAACCAACATTTGCTATATTAAAACATAATAACGCCTGTGGATTTGCGCAACGTGACACCGTATCTCAAGCCTATACAGATGCTTTAGCAGGAGACCCTGTTTCTGCTTTTGGTGGTGTTTTAATAAGTAATACAGAAATTGATGCAGCAACAGCTACAGATATTCATAATTTATTTTGTGAAGTAGTTATCGCGCCTTCTTTTTCAGCTGAAGCTGAAAGCATTTTAAAAGGTAAGAAAAACAGAATCTTATTAATTTTAAAAGACACTGATTTTGCAGCAACAACTGTTAGAACATGTTTAAACGGTGTTTTAGTACAAGACAAAAACAACAAAACAGATACCATAGACGACTTAAAATACGTTACAGACAGCAAACCGACAACTGCTGCTATTGACGATTTGATTTTCGCTTCAAAAATCTGTAAGCATACAAAATCTAACACTATTGTTTTAGTTAAAAACAAGCAGCTTTGTGCCAGTGGAACTGGACAAACTAGCCGGGTAGATGCTTTAAACCAAGCCATACACAAAGCACAATCTTTTAACTTTGATTTAAAAGACAGCGTAATGGCTAGTGATGCCTTTTTTCCTTTCCCAGACTGTGTAGAAATAGCAGGTAACGCAGGAATAACTAGCGTAATCCAACCAGGAGGCTCTATTAAAGATCAATTAAGTATTGATTACTGTAATGCTAATAACATTGCAATGGTTATGACTGGAACACGTCATTTTAAACATTAA
- the groL gene encoding chaperonin GroEL (60 kDa chaperone family; promotes refolding of misfolded polypeptides especially under stressful conditions; forms two stacked rings of heptamers to form a barrel-shaped 14mer; ends can be capped by GroES; misfolded proteins enter the barrel where they are refolded when GroES binds) — translation MAKNIKFDVEARDGLKRGVDALANAVKVTLGPKGRNVIIGRSFGAPIVTKDGVSVAKEIELEDPLENMGAQMVKEVASKTNDLAGDGTTTATVLAQAIVKEGLKNVAAGANPMDLKRGIDKAVEAIVADLAKQSEEVGNSSEKIKQVASISANNDDVIGDLIAKAFGKVGKEGVITVEEAKGTETYVDIVEGMQFDRGYLSPYFVTNSDKMVTDLENPYILLYDKKVSTMKDLLPILEPVAQSGKPLLIIAEDVDGEALATLVVNKLRGSLKIAAVKAPGFGDRRKAMLEDIAVLTGGTVISEERGFTLENTTLEMLGTAERVSIDKDNTTVVNGAGDKSLIKNRVNQIKAQIETTTSDYDKEKLQERLAKLAGGVAVLYVGAASEVEMKEKKDRVDDALHATRAAVEEGIVAGGGVALVRAKSVLDKITTENLDETTGIQIVARAIEAPLRTIVENAGGEGSVVVSKVMEGKKDFGYDAKSETYVDMLKAGIIDPKKVTRIALENAASVAGMILTTECALVDIKEAAPAGGGMPMGGGMPGMM, via the coding sequence ATGGCAAAAAATATAAAATTTGATGTGGAAGCACGTGACGGCTTAAAACGTGGTGTTGATGCATTAGCAAACGCAGTAAAAGTAACTTTAGGACCAAAAGGAAGAAACGTTATTATCGGTCGTTCTTTTGGAGCTCCAATAGTAACTAAAGATGGTGTAAGTGTTGCAAAAGAAATAGAATTAGAAGACCCTCTAGAAAATATGGGGGCACAAATGGTAAAAGAAGTGGCCTCTAAAACTAATGATTTAGCTGGAGATGGTACAACTACTGCAACAGTATTAGCACAAGCCATAGTTAAAGAAGGTTTAAAAAATGTTGCTGCCGGTGCAAATCCAATGGATTTGAAACGTGGTATTGACAAAGCAGTAGAAGCCATTGTTGCCGATTTAGCTAAGCAATCAGAAGAAGTAGGAAATTCTTCTGAGAAAATAAAACAAGTAGCCTCTATATCTGCTAATAACGATGACGTTATTGGAGATTTAATCGCTAAGGCTTTTGGAAAAGTAGGTAAAGAAGGTGTTATTACTGTTGAAGAAGCAAAAGGGACTGAAACTTATGTTGATATTGTAGAAGGTATGCAATTTGACAGAGGTTATTTATCGCCTTACTTTGTAACTAACAGTGATAAAATGGTAACAGATTTAGAAAATCCTTACATCTTATTGTATGATAAAAAAGTATCTACAATGAAGGATTTACTTCCTATTTTAGAGCCTGTTGCACAATCAGGAAAACCATTATTAATTATTGCAGAAGATGTAGATGGAGAAGCATTAGCTACTCTTGTTGTAAACAAATTACGTGGTTCTTTAAAAATTGCAGCTGTAAAAGCGCCAGGATTTGGAGATCGTAGAAAAGCAATGTTAGAAGATATCGCCGTTTTAACTGGAGGTACAGTAATATCTGAAGAAAGAGGTTTTACACTTGAAAACACGACTTTAGAGATGCTTGGAACAGCAGAACGCGTTAGTATTGATAAAGACAACACGACTGTGGTCAATGGTGCTGGAGATAAGAGTTTAATCAAAAATAGAGTTAATCAAATTAAAGCTCAGATTGAAACAACGACTAGTGACTATGATAAAGAAAAATTACAAGAACGTCTTGCTAAATTAGCAGGTGGTGTCGCTGTACTTTATGTTGGTGCTGCTAGTGAGGTTGAAATGAAAGAGAAGAAAGACCGTGTAGATGATGCTTTACATGCTACTCGTGCAGCAGTTGAAGAAGGTATTGTTGCTGGTGGAGGTGTTGCTTTAGTTAGAGCTAAATCTGTACTTGACAAAATTACTACAGAAAACTTAGACGAAACAACAGGAATCCAAATCGTAGCACGTGCTATTGAAGCGCCATTACGTACCATTGTTGAAAACGCAGGTGGAGAAGGTAGTGTGGTTGTCTCTAAAGTTATGGAAGGTAAAAAAGACTTTGGTTATGATGCTAAATCTGAGACTTACGTAGACATGCTTAAAGCAGGTATTATTGACCCTAAAAAAGTAACTAGAATTGCATTAGAGAATGCGGCTTCTGTTGCTGGTATGATTTTAACTACCGAGTGTGCTTTAGTGGACATTAAAGAAGCTGCACCAGCTGGAGGCGGAATGCCAATGGGTGGCGGTATGCCAGGAATGATGTAA
- the mreC gene encoding rod shape-determining protein MreC yields the protein MQQIVNFILKNKAFLFFLLLLCVSVGLTIQSHSYHKSKFINSANSITGSVYNASNSVSSYFGLKAENEKLHEENTRLRSLLYNQKEVSEVFIDSTSFDTKYKFTTAKIIKNSYSLQNNYLTINKGQRDSIKEDLGVISSKGIIGIIDNSNSRFATVISILNTTNKISAQLKKTNQFGTLSWNGESPHFVQLTDIQKNAKLVKGDTIVTSGRSSIFPKGILVGTIETFKLDVTQNFFEIEVQLFNDMTNLEHVSVIENKDKPLIEALSKSNE from the coding sequence ATGCAACAAATTGTAAACTTTATACTTAAAAACAAAGCCTTTTTGTTTTTCTTGTTGTTGCTTTGCGTTTCTGTCGGACTTACCATACAATCACATTCTTACCATAAAAGCAAATTTATAAACTCAGCTAACAGTATTACTGGAAGCGTTTATAATGCTAGCAATTCAGTAAGTAGTTATTTTGGTTTGAAAGCAGAAAACGAAAAGCTACACGAAGAAAACACGCGGTTGAGATCTTTATTGTATAATCAAAAAGAGGTATCAGAAGTATTTATTGATTCTACTTCTTTTGACACAAAATATAAATTTACAACTGCTAAAATTATAAAAAACAGCTATTCGCTTCAAAACAATTACTTGACTATTAATAAAGGTCAAAGGGATAGTATTAAAGAGGATTTAGGTGTCATTTCGTCCAAAGGAATCATTGGTATTATTGACAACAGTAATAGCAGATTTGCAACTGTAATCTCTATTTTAAACACTACAAATAAAATTAGTGCACAACTAAAAAAAACAAATCAGTTTGGGACTTTAAGCTGGAATGGAGAATCACCACATTTTGTACAATTAACTGATATCCAAAAAAATGCTAAATTAGTTAAAGGAGACACTATTGTTACTTCAGGACGTTCTTCAATATTCCCTAAAGGTATTTTGGTTGGTACAATTGAAACATTCAAATTAGACGTTACACAAAACTTTTTTGAAATTGAGGTACAACTATTTAATGACATGACTAATTTAGAACATGTTAGCGTTATTGAAAACAAAGACAAACCCTTAATAGAAGCTTTATCAAAATCTAATGAATAA
- a CDS encoding rod shape-determining protein: protein MGFFDFLTEEIAIDLGTANTLIIHNDKVVVDAPSIVARDRISGKIIAVGQEANMMQGKTHENIKTIRPLKDGVIADFDASEQMISLFIKNIPALKKKLFTPALRMVVCIPSGITEVEMRAVKESCERVNGKEVYLIHEPMAAAIGIGVDIMQPKGNMIVDIGGGTTEIAVIALGGIVCDKSVKIAGDVFTNDIIYYMRTQHNLYVGERTAEKIKIQIGAATEDLDLPPEDMSVQGRDLLTGKPKQVQISYREIAKALDKSILRIEDAVMETLSQTPPELAADIYNTGIYLAGGGSMLRGLDKRLSQKTDLPVYIAEDPLRAVVRGTGITLKNLGKYKSVLIK from the coding sequence ATGGGATTTTTTGATTTCCTGACAGAAGAAATCGCTATAGATTTAGGGACTGCCAACACACTAATTATTCATAACGACAAAGTGGTTGTTGATGCGCCATCTATAGTTGCAAGAGACCGTATTTCGGGAAAAATTATCGCAGTTGGACAAGAAGCCAACATGATGCAAGGTAAAACTCACGAAAACATTAAAACCATTAGACCTTTAAAAGATGGTGTAATTGCAGATTTTGATGCCTCAGAGCAAATGATAAGCTTATTTATTAAAAATATACCGGCTTTAAAAAAGAAATTATTTACACCGGCTTTACGCATGGTAGTTTGTATTCCTTCTGGGATTACAGAAGTAGAAATGCGTGCGGTTAAGGAATCATGTGAGCGTGTTAATGGAAAAGAAGTTTATTTAATACATGAACCAATGGCTGCTGCGATTGGTATTGGGGTTGATATTATGCAACCAAAAGGAAACATGATTGTGGATATAGGTGGTGGTACTACTGAAATCGCAGTTATTGCTTTAGGTGGTATTGTTTGTGACAAATCTGTAAAAATTGCAGGTGATGTTTTTACAAACGATATTATTTATTACATGCGTACACAACACAATTTATATGTTGGAGAACGTACTGCCGAGAAAATTAAAATACAAATTGGGGCTGCTACTGAAGATTTAGATCTTCCTCCAGAAGATATGAGCGTTCAAGGACGTGATTTATTAACGGGAAAACCTAAGCAAGTACAAATTAGCTATAGAGAGATTGCCAAGGCATTAGACAAATCTATTTTACGTATTGAGGATGCTGTAATGGAAACATTATCACAAACCCCTCCAGAATTAGCTGCCGACATATACAATACTGGTATTTATCTTGCTGGTGGTGGATCTATGCTACGTGGTTTAGACAAGCGCCTGTCTCAAAAAACAGACTTACCTGTTTATATCGCCGAAGATCCTTTACGTGCTGTAGTTAGAGGTACCGGAATCACTTTAAAAAATCTAGGAAAATACAAAAGCGTATTGATCAAGTAG
- the mrdA gene encoding penicillin-binding protein 2, translating to MRKLLLLLSVIIVGIVFTGRLFYLQVYNARSTNLYQDNAIRKVFDYPKRGFVYDRNGKLLVSNQPSYDVMVIPREVKPLDTIEFCKLLKITKQSFKDKYAKAKKRSPRLPFVFVSHLSKEDYAILQEKMRKYEGFYIQKRSLRKYETTIGANVLGDIGEVNDRNIKNDNYYQSGDLIGKAGVEASYEATLRGQKGIKFIQKDRFNRNLGPYQDGIHDTIPEAGKDIKITIDATLQAYGELLMTNKRGGIIALDPKSGEILAMITAPSYNPNSLVGRDRSKNFSKLYNDSIAKPLFNRSLQGVYEPGSPFKLMNALIALEENVMSTTEKITCHHGIKYGNRFMKCHCASGTRNDMFSGIEKSCNSYFLTTYRRILDKYDNASIGIDKWSNHVKSFGLGNFLNNDLFVGQKGRIPDRDYYSRIYPNRFYSTYTVSNAIGQGEVATTPIQLANMVAAIANRGYYITPHIIKSIEDETISDNFTTPKYTTISKQHFEPVIEGMLRVYEKGTASSLQVKDIEICGKTGTVENFAIIDSVKTQLTDHSIFVAFAPKNDPKIAIAVFVENGYWGSRFAGKIASLMIEKHIKGDISRTDLEDWILSHSLQNEYDKPISNQPFSINGQTQLQTVSPEEYKNLKTRSNQIHLDVKTN from the coding sequence ATGAGAAAACTTTTACTTCTTTTATCTGTAATAATCGTCGGGATTGTTTTTACTGGTCGCCTTTTCTACCTCCAAGTTTATAACGCGAGATCTACAAATTTGTATCAGGATAATGCTATTAGAAAAGTTTTTGACTATCCTAAACGGGGTTTTGTTTATGACAGAAACGGAAAACTATTAGTCTCCAACCAACCATCCTACGATGTCATGGTTATACCAAGAGAAGTAAAACCGCTAGACACCATAGAGTTTTGTAAATTATTAAAAATCACAAAACAGTCCTTTAAAGATAAATACGCTAAAGCAAAAAAACGATCGCCTAGATTGCCTTTTGTATTTGTATCCCATTTATCCAAAGAAGATTACGCCATTTTACAAGAAAAAATGCGAAAATATGAAGGTTTCTATATTCAAAAACGAAGTTTAAGAAAATACGAAACAACTATTGGCGCTAATGTTTTAGGAGATATAGGAGAGGTTAATGATAGAAACATAAAAAACGACAACTATTACCAATCTGGAGATTTAATTGGTAAAGCTGGTGTTGAGGCGTCGTACGAAGCGACTTTACGCGGTCAAAAAGGTATTAAATTTATTCAAAAAGACAGATTTAATAGAAACTTAGGTCCTTACCAAGACGGAATACATGATACAATACCTGAAGCAGGAAAAGATATCAAAATAACTATTGATGCCACTTTACAAGCTTATGGCGAACTGTTAATGACCAATAAACGTGGTGGAATTATTGCACTAGATCCAAAATCTGGAGAAATTTTAGCAATGATTACTGCTCCAAGCTATAATCCAAATAGTTTAGTTGGTAGAGATCGCTCTAAAAACTTCAGCAAATTATATAACGATTCTATTGCAAAACCTTTATTTAACAGAAGTTTACAAGGTGTTTATGAACCTGGTTCTCCTTTTAAATTAATGAACGCTTTAATTGCACTTGAAGAGAATGTCATGTCCACTACTGAAAAAATAACATGCCATCACGGAATCAAATACGGGAATCGATTCATGAAATGTCACTGCGCTTCCGGAACTAGAAATGATATGTTTTCTGGTATTGAAAAATCTTGCAATTCTTATTTTTTAACGACTTATAGACGTATTCTAGATAAATATGATAATGCATCAATTGGTATAGACAAATGGAGTAATCATGTCAAAAGCTTTGGACTAGGTAATTTTTTAAATAATGATCTATTTGTAGGACAAAAAGGTAGAATCCCAGATCGAGATTATTATAGCAGAATATATCCAAACAGGTTTTACTCTACTTACACCGTATCTAATGCTATTGGTCAAGGAGAGGTCGCAACAACACCAATACAATTAGCCAATATGGTTGCTGCTATTGCCAATAGAGGTTATTACATAACGCCACACATCATAAAATCTATCGAAGACGAAACTATCTCTGATAATTTTACAACCCCAAAATATACAACAATAAGCAAACAACATTTTGAACCCGTTATTGAAGGTATGCTTCGTGTTTATGAAAAAGGTACTGCCAGTTCTTTACAGGTAAAAGATATCGAAATTTGCGGAAAGACAGGAACTGTAGAAAATTTTGCCATCATAGACAGTGTGAAAACACAATTAACCGATCATTCTATCTTTGTTGCATTTGCCCCAAAAAATGATCCAAAAATTGCCATTGCTGTTTTTGTAGAAAACGGATATTGGGGAAGTCGATTTGCTGGTAAAATAGCAAGTTTAATGATTGAGAAACACATTAAAGGAGACATCTCAAGAACAGATCTCGAAGATTGGATTTTATCACACAGTTTACAAAATGAATATGATAAACCCATTTCCAATCAACCTTTTAGTATTAATGGTCAAACACAATTGCAAACTGTTTCTCCTGAAGAATATAAAAATTTAAAAACAAGATCAAATCAAATACATTTAGATGTTAAGACAAACTGA
- a CDS encoding rod shape-determining protein MreD, whose product MNNLLSIHTIRFIILILLQVLLFNKINFLGYINPHVYILFIILFPVKNNRILFLFLSFLLGLIIDVFMDSGGINASAALVTAFIRPAILKFSFGAVYEHQALKFNNIDFGQKLTYISILTFVHTFVYFLFEIFNISKVIFVLQNTLFSSIFTIVLCILITSIFSKKTK is encoded by the coding sequence ATGAATAACCTTCTATCCATACATACCATACGTTTTATAATACTTATTTTACTACAAGTATTATTATTTAATAAAATAAACTTTTTAGGCTACATAAACCCCCACGTTTATATCCTATTTATCATATTGTTTCCGGTAAAAAACAACCGAATTCTGTTTTTATTTCTTAGCTTTTTATTAGGCTTAATTATCGATGTCTTTATGGATTCAGGAGGTATTAATGCAAGTGCTGCTTTGGTCACTGCCTTTATAAGACCAGCTATTTTAAAGTTTAGTTTTGGTGCGGTTTACGAGCATCAAGCGCTTAAATTTAACAATATAGATTTTGGTCAAAAACTAACCTATATTTCTATTTTAACTTTTGTCCATACCTTTGTATATTTTCTATTTGAAATTTTTAACATTTCCAAAGTAATTTTTGTGTTACAAAACACGTTGTTTTCTAGTATATTCACTATTGTACTCTGCATCCTAATAACGTCAATTTTTAGCAAGAAAACTAAATGA
- the xrtF gene encoding exosortase family protein XrtF: protein MKALLLKYKPVIKFIITFLAVYGVLSMGYNFYLDLSKVGTYYPDYITNLVAVQTQNLLEVLGYNTQMLPHPNEPSIMVVVEGKYLARVIEGCNGTSIIILFVSFIIAFAGRFKTTVFYVIAGSVLIYVVNLVRIVILSIGLYHYPWREEVLHTVIFPGIIYGMVFLLWMFWVNRFSHINK from the coding sequence TTGAAGGCATTACTATTAAAATATAAACCCGTTATAAAATTCATAATAACCTTTTTGGCCGTTTATGGGGTTTTAAGTATGGGGTATAATTTCTATTTAGATTTATCTAAGGTTGGCACTTATTATCCAGATTATATTACAAATTTAGTCGCGGTGCAAACCCAAAACTTACTTGAGGTTTTAGGTTATAATACTCAAATGCTGCCTCATCCTAACGAACCTTCTATAATGGTGGTTGTAGAGGGTAAGTATTTGGCAAGAGTTATTGAAGGTTGTAATGGTACGAGTATTATTATTTTATTTGTATCTTTTATAATTGCGTTTGCAGGACGATTTAAAACAACCGTTTTTTATGTTATTGCAGGTAGTGTTTTGATATATGTCGTTAATCTTGTTAGAATCGTAATTTTATCTATCGGTTTGTATCATTATCCGTGGCGTGAAGAAGTATTACATACTGTTATTTTTCCTGGTATTATTTACGGGATGGTATTTTTGTTGTGGATGTTTTGGGTGAATCGTTTTTCTCATATAAATAAGTAG
- the groES gene encoding co-chaperone GroES, translating to MSKLNIKPLADRVLVEALPAETQTASGLYIPDTAQEKQHKGTIVAVGNGKKDEPLTVKVGDKVLYGQYSGSEIKLDGKAYLMMREDDIMAII from the coding sequence ATGAGTAAATTAAACATTAAACCTCTTGCAGATCGTGTACTAGTAGAAGCATTACCTGCTGAAACACAAACAGCTTCTGGTTTATATATACCAGATACAGCTCAGGAAAAGCAACATAAAGGAACTATCGTTGCTGTCGGAAACGGAAAAAAGGACGAACCTTTAACCGTTAAAGTTGGAGACAAAGTACTTTATGGTCAATATTCTGGATCAGAAATTAAATTAGATGGTAAAGCGTATTTAATGATGCGTGAAGATGACATCATGGCTATTATCTAA